GTCAGCTGGTGAGCTACCAGATGCGCAGCCTCGCCCTGTCCGAGCACGAGCCGCTCGCGGTGGATCTCCGGCTGGATGCCTCAGTGACGCTCCCCGACCAGGTAGCGCAGGAGGTGGAACGCGCCGTGTTGGTGCTGACCCGTACAAGCGCCCACCCGTACGGCACTGCGGCGTGGCGGGCCTACCATCAGCGCTTCTATGAGCGGTACGGAATCGGCTCGCTGGTGCCGTTGCGGGAAGTCGTCGATCCGGACAGCGGCATCGGCTTCCCGGACGGCTACTCGGGAGCCTCTGCAGCCCAGCCTCGCTCGCCGCTGTCACGGCGTGACGAGGTGCTGCTCGCGATCGCTCAGCGTGCTGCACTCGACGGCGCGAACGAGGTCCTCCTCGACGAGGCGTTGATCGCACAGCTGGAGCTGGGCCCGCAGCGGCTCCGCCTGCCTCCACACCTGGAGGCGAGCGTACGCGTACAGGCCACCGACGAGACCGCCCTGGAGCGCGGCAAGTTCACGATCGAAGTCGTCGCTGTCTCCCGGGCAGCTGGCGGACTGACCGGCCGGTTCCTCAGCGTCCTACGACCATCCGACGCGGCAGGATTTGCCGGTGCCTTGACCGACCTGCCCACCGGCGACCGGGACACGGTGGCGACGCAGGTGTCGTTCCCGCCGTTGGATCCCGGGACCGCGCACGTCGCGCGCGCCGTCCAGGTGCTGCCGACCGTGATCAGCCTGGCCGAGCACCGCTGGAAGAGCCGGTCGGTGCTCACCGTCGACGACCTCGCGGTGGGGTGCGACGGCCGACGCATGTACCTCGCCGTCCCGGACCGCGGACACCGGATCGAAGCGGTCAGCATGCACGCGCTGAGCCTGCGCACCCACACGCCGCCGCTGGCCCGGTTCCTCATCGAGCTCAGCCGCGCCCAGTGCGCCCAGGTCACGGCCTTCGACTGGGGCGCCGCCGCCCGGGCGAAGCTGCCCTTCCTGCCCCGGGTGCGGTACGGACGGGCGATCCTGGCCCCGGCAACCTGGCGGCTGGAGGCCGCCGAGCTGCCCGACCGGCACCAGCCCTGGTACGCCTGGGACGACGCCTTCGACGAATGGCGGGCTCGCCGGCGCCTGCCGCGCCTGGTCCACCTGGTCGAGGCCGACCGGCGCCTGCCGCTGGATCTCGACGAGTCGGCGCACCGAGTCCTGCTGCGCACCCACCTGCTCACCGCGCCACGAGCGGTCCTCGTCGAGACACCCACTCCCGAGGATCTGGGGTGGTGCGGCGGTCGCCCGCACGAGGTCATCGTCGCGCTGCACGCCACCGAGCCACCACCCTGGCCGCCGCTGCCCACCCCGACCCCGGCCCGGGTCATCGGACGCGACCAGGGACAGACACCGGCCGCCTCGCGGATCCTGCTCGCCAAGCTGTACGGAGACATCCGACGCCAAGACCTGCTCCTGGCCGAACACCTGCCTCGACTGCTTGCCGAGTGGGACGCCCCGCCTGACTGGTGGTTCCTCCGGTTCCGCGACCCCGACCAGCACCTACGCCTGCGCATCGCCCTGCCCGATGCGTCGGCGTTCGGGCCGGCAGCCGAGCGCGTCAGTGCCTGGGCCGACGACCTGCGACAGCGCGGCCTGCTGCGAGAGATCCAGTACGCCACCTCCTACCCCGAGACCGGCAGGTGGGGATCCGGTCCCGCCATGCAGGCCGCCGAAGCGGTCTTCATCGCCGACTCCCACGCCGTACTGACGCAGCTGCGCCAAGCGGTACGCCCGAGCCGACAGGCACTGGTCGCCGCACAGATCGCCGCCATCGCCGTCGCCTACACCGGCAGCGTCGAGACCGGCATGCACTGGCTGATCGACCACGTACCCGCCAAGGCACCCCAACCGGTCCCCCGGCCGCTGTTCGGCGAAGCCGTGCGCCTCACCCACCCCGGCGACGACTGGGCAGCCCTCCGCGCGGTCGCCGGCGGCAACGCCATCGTCGACGCCTGGAAGAAGCGAGACGTCGCCCTCGCTGCCTACCGGACCCACCTGCCCGGCCCGCACACCGACGGCATCGACACTGACGACGTCCTCGGCTCGCTCATGCATGCGCACTACATCCGTGCGGTCGGCATCGACTTCGACGACGAGGACCAGTGTCGCTACCTCGCCCGGGCCGCCGCTCTGGCCTACTTCGCCCGGAGCAGGTCGTGAGACCGGCGTACGAGGGTCACGAGCTGGCCGTCGCGGTCGCCGACCTGCTCGCCCACCACGACGATCCCCGCTTGCCGGTCCACCAACCGGGGTGGCGGCAGTCGCTCGCCCTCGGAGTACCGGGCATCGCGCTGCTGCACGTGGAGCTGGCAGCGGCGGGGCTAAGGCCGTGGCAACGCGCCCATTACTGGCTCACCGCCGCTACCAGCGGCCCGGTAACGGTGGGCGCCGACAGCCACCCCTTCCACGGCGCACCCGCGCTGGCGCACGTCCTGGCCTGCGCCAACACCTACCAGCCCGGCTCGTACGCCCGGGCACTGGACCACCTCGACACGGCGATCGCCGCCGACACCGGGCACCGCGTGGCCGCCGCGCATGCCCGCATCGACGCCGGCGAGCTACCGGCCCTTGCTGAGTTCGACGCGATCCGAGGGCTCACCGGCATCGGGGCGTACCTGCTGCGCCGACCGGCCGGCGGCGAGGAGCTTCGCGCCGTACTCGAGTATCTGGTCCGTCTGACCTGTCCCCTGCACCGCGACGGCGAGGTGCTGCCCGGCTGGTGGACCAGCAGCGGCCCCAACGGGCGCGCCGACGACCGGTTCCCCGGCGGGCACGGCAACACCGGGATGGCGCACGGCATCGCCGGGCCCCTGGCGCTTCTGGCACTCGCCGCCCTGCAGGGCATCGTCGTCCAGGGTCAGCTCACGGCGATCGCGACCGTCTGTTCGTGGCTCGACCAATGGCGCAGCAACACCGACGCCGGCCCGGTCTGGCCGTACTGGGTCACCCGGCCTCAGCTGCGCGCCGGCCGCAGGTCGACGCCGAGCGTCCAGCGGCCGTCGTGGTGCTACGGCACCGCCGGCCTGGCACGCGCGCAGCAGCTCGCCGCCCTCGCGATCGGTGACCCGGCCCGTCGCGTGGCGGCCGGAGATGCGCTCGCCCGTGCCCTGATCGACCCGCGCCAGCTCGACGCGACCACGGACCCTTCCCTGTGCCACGGGTATGCCGGCCTCGCTCACATCGCCCACCGCGTCGCTGTTGACGCTCCTGCCGGAACTGCCGCCCGGCTCGACGCCCGCATCCCCCACCTGCTCAGCCTGATCGACCCAGCGGCTGTCGGCCCTCGGCGTACGGCTACTGCCCTGATCGGCGCCGCGCCAGGCCCTGGGCTGCTCGAAGGCGCCGCTGGCGTGGCCCTGGCCGCGCTGACCTGCAGCACCGTTTCGACACCGGGCAGCTCATGGGATTCCTGCCTGCTCACCGTCCGACCTGCCCACCCACTGACGTAAGGATGTCCACTCCGATGCCGACACCCGCATGGCGGCAGTACACCGTCGAGTTCCCCAGTCCCGCCATGGCCGAGCACATCGCCACCACGGTGCTCGCCCCAGCACTGACCGCTGCTCAGGACGCCGGCACCCTTCACCGCTGGTGGTACGTCCGCAAGTACCCCTCGTGGCGATGGCGGTACGTCGCCGACGATCCCACCTCTCACCTCTTCGAGGACCTGCTGGAGACGCTCACCGTTGACGACCGCATCGTCAACTGGACCCGAGGCATCTACGAGCCGGAGACGCTGGCCTTCGGCGGCTCGGCCGGCATGCACGTCGCCCACGACCTCTTCCATCACGACAGCCGACAGCTGCTCCTTGGACCAGGCGTCACCGAGTCGGCCACGCTCGGCGGACGAGAACTCGCCGTCCTGCTCTGCAGCGTGCTGATGCGCAGCGCCGGCCTTGACTGGTACGAGCAAGGCGACGTCTGGGCCAAGGTCGCTGCGCTGCGCCCCGCCCCAACCCTGCCCGCCGACAGCACCGCCACCGCCGACCTGGGCTGGGCGATGAACCGACTCATGACCGCGGACATCCACAGCCTGAGCCGCTCTGCCTCGGACGGTCCGCTCGCGGGCTACGACGCGTGGCTTGACGCGTTCGAAACAGCCGGTCAGGCCCTCGCCGACCTGGCACGGCACGGCCGCCTCCGACGGGGCCTCCGCGCGGTCATCGCCCACCACGTCATCTTCCACGCCAACCGCATGGGCCTGTCCGTACGCGACCAGTCCACCCTCGCCGCACTCGCGGTCAGGAACGTCTTCCAACCCACCAGAAGGAGCACCGTGTCCACCTCAGAACCCACCCCGCAGGCCACTAGCGTCGACCAGATGACCACGCTTCGTGAATCCGCCGAACTGCGGACCGAGCTCGCCGACCGGCTGCGGGCAGAAGACATCATCCGGACGCCGGCCATCGAAGCCGCCATGCGGCACACGCCACGGCACCTGTTCCTGCCCGGGGTACCGCTGGAGCAGGCGTACGCCGATGGACCGGT
This genomic interval from Micromonospora coxensis contains the following:
- a CDS encoding lantibiotic dehydratase, translated to MGWLRQVWANETVAEAVSHASPVLAAQVGRLCGGDTLTVRETRRVIHAVARYTQRLLGRPTPFGLLAGVAPAVFGSRSPTRWGSSHQAVARAGARWLTDVINHLEQCPELISQLLVVANNTMTVRDDRLVVPYQPHTRPHGTPTAVEVSLRYSAPVRAAVAAAHSPIRMESLSTRVRAEFPHASPATVTAMLTKLIAHRALITSLHAPSTEPDALAYLLLQLDEVGTADIAPVADIVRVLQEVDAGLQGHNTTQGADGRALRQLVSYQMRSLALSEHEPLAVDLRLDASVTLPDQVAQEVERAVLVLTRTSAHPYGTAAWRAYHQRFYERYGIGSLVPLREVVDPDSGIGFPDGYSGASAAQPRSPLSRRDEVLLAIAQRAALDGANEVLLDEALIAQLELGPQRLRLPPHLEASVRVQATDETALERGKFTIEVVAVSRAAGGLTGRFLSVLRPSDAAGFAGALTDLPTGDRDTVATQVSFPPLDPGTAHVARAVQVLPTVISLAEHRWKSRSVLTVDDLAVGCDGRRMYLAVPDRGHRIEAVSMHALSLRTHTPPLARFLIELSRAQCAQVTAFDWGAAARAKLPFLPRVRYGRAILAPATWRLEAAELPDRHQPWYAWDDAFDEWRARRRLPRLVHLVEADRRLPLDLDESAHRVLLRTHLLTAPRAVLVETPTPEDLGWCGGRPHEVIVALHATEPPPWPPLPTPTPARVIGRDQGQTPAASRILLAKLYGDIRRQDLLLAEHLPRLLAEWDAPPDWWFLRFRDPDQHLRLRIALPDASAFGPAAERVSAWADDLRQRGLLREIQYATSYPETGRWGSGPAMQAAEAVFIADSHAVLTQLRQAVRPSRQALVAAQIAAIAVAYTGSVETGMHWLIDHVPAKAPQPVPRPLFGEAVRLTHPGDDWAALRAVAGGNAIVDAWKKRDVALAAYRTHLPGPHTDGIDTDDVLGSLMHAHYIRAVGIDFDDEDQCRYLARAAALAYFARSRS
- a CDS encoding lanthionine synthetase C family protein; the encoded protein is MELAAAGLRPWQRAHYWLTAATSGPVTVGADSHPFHGAPALAHVLACANTYQPGSYARALDHLDTAIAADTGHRVAAAHARIDAGELPALAEFDAIRGLTGIGAYLLRRPAGGEELRAVLEYLVRLTCPLHRDGEVLPGWWTSSGPNGRADDRFPGGHGNTGMAHGIAGPLALLALAALQGIVVQGQLTAIATVCSWLDQWRSNTDAGPVWPYWVTRPQLRAGRRSTPSVQRPSWCYGTAGLARAQQLAALAIGDPARRVAAGDALARALIDPRQLDATTDPSLCHGYAGLAHIAHRVAVDAPAGTAARLDARIPHLLSLIDPAAVGPRRTATALIGAAPGPGLLEGAAGVALAALTCSTVSTPGSSWDSCLLTVRPAHPLT